The following proteins are co-located in the Sporosarcina pasteurii genome:
- a CDS encoding Fur family transcriptional regulator: MKSRIDRIKKQLHAASYKLTPQREATVLVLLEHEADHLSAEDVFLLVKEKSPEIGLATVYRTLELLTDLKIVDKINFGDGVSRFDLRKEGADHFHHHLICIECGKVEEIQEDLLGDVEKIVENRWEFTIKDHWLTFHGICKTCKLDESEN, from the coding sequence ATGAAAAGCCGAATCGATCGAATAAAGAAGCAGCTGCACGCGGCCAGCTATAAATTGACGCCGCAACGTGAAGCGACGGTTTTGGTCCTCCTTGAGCACGAGGCGGACCATTTAAGTGCCGAAGATGTCTTCTTACTTGTAAAAGAAAAATCGCCAGAAATTGGCCTAGCAACCGTATATCGCACGTTAGAGTTATTAACAGACTTGAAAATTGTCGATAAAATTAATTTCGGTGATGGGGTGTCACGATTTGACCTTCGAAAAGAAGGCGCTGATCACTTTCATCATCATCTTATTTGTATTGAATGTGGTAAGGTGGAAGAAATTCAAGAGGATTTGCTAGGAGATGTTGAAAAAATCGTAGAAAACCGTTGGGAATTTACGATTAAAGACCATTGGCTAACCTTTCATGGGATTTGTAAAACATGTAAATTGGATGAAAGCGAAAACTGA
- a CDS encoding YhcN/YlaJ family sporulation lipoprotein: MKKLMMLMMAALVALALVGCGTNKNNDNNTTENNTVEDGGNNENTQDNVNNGEARLDVAEDAADKVAELEEVDRATVLVTDNNAYVAVVLNNNDGTGTDNNNNDNDTTTDTNNATAEDELSKELEDKVAEKVREVNQDIENVYVSLNPEFVERMNDYQTRINEGEPIEGFFEEFGEAVRNVFPDAR; the protein is encoded by the coding sequence ATGAAGAAATTAATGATGTTGATGATGGCTGCACTTGTCGCATTAGCGCTCGTAGGTTGTGGTACGAATAAAAATAATGATAACAACACGACTGAAAATAATACAGTAGAAGATGGGGGGAATAACGAAAATACTCAAGATAATGTCAACAATGGTGAGGCACGCCTGGATGTGGCCGAAGATGCTGCTGATAAAGTGGCAGAACTAGAAGAGGTAGATCGTGCGACGGTACTTGTCACAGACAACAATGCTTATGTTGCTGTTGTTTTGAATAACAATGACGGTACGGGTACAGATAATAACAATAACGATAACGATACGACCACGGATACCAACAACGCGACAGCTGAAGATGAACTATCCAAGGAACTAGAAGATAAAGTTGCGGAAAAAGTTCGTGAAGTGAATCAGGATATTGAAAATGTATATGTCTCTCTAAACCCTGAATTTGTTGAACGAATGAACGATTATCAAACGCGTATTAATGAAGGCGAACCAATCGAAGGATTCTTTGAAGAATTTGGAGAAGCCGTTCGAAATGTCTTCCCAGATGCACGATAA
- a CDS encoding DinB family protein, producing MSRMYTIGRVKRVEDSKWDYQPAGFNNNIRWHAGHIFVIVETFLQKSVKSYEPKYPEWIPMFDDGTSPSDWGEDVPSGEEILAALREQMDWVIPFIEDKLDGKMDEPLVIGDDIMTFSTIDGIVQFLSWHEGTHAGVIHALNLLEN from the coding sequence TTGTCGCGTATGTATACTATTGGTCGGGTGAAAAGGGTGGAAGATTCGAAGTGGGATTACCAACCAGCTGGTTTTAATAATAATATTCGTTGGCATGCCGGCCATATATTTGTCATTGTAGAGACATTCCTCCAAAAAAGCGTAAAATCCTATGAGCCAAAATATCCGGAGTGGATTCCTATGTTTGATGATGGAACAAGTCCAAGCGATTGGGGAGAAGACGTTCCGTCAGGTGAAGAAATTTTGGCAGCGCTTCGGGAACAAATGGATTGGGTCATTCCGTTTATTGAAGATAAGCTTGACGGAAAAATGGACGAACCATTAGTAATCGGAGACGATATTATGACGTTTAGCACGATTGATGGAATCGTACAGTTTTTATCTTGGCATGAAGGAACGCATGCCGGCGTCATTCATGCATTAAATCTGTTAGAGAATTGA
- a CDS encoding FAD-binding oxidoreductase, with the protein MNKFIVIGAGILGASTAYHLAKLGASVTVIDRKDQGQATDAAAGIICPWLSQRRNKAWYALAKNGAAYYETLIEALEADGEKDTGYRKVGAISLHTENAKLEAMEERATTRRMDAPEIGEVYRLNEDDTNQLFPPLDEAYASVYVSGAARVNGRAVRDALINGAKKHGATFIEGSASLIHQDTDIVGVKVGEQVIHADRVIVTAGAWASDLLSPIGIDLQVRGQKAQIAHLQLEGVERAHMPVVMPPTNQYILTFDDGEVVVGATYEDDKEGDLNVTAGGLHEILNKALQVAPGLNSATYKEARVGFRPVTPNFMPIIGEVPNMTGLFLANGLGSSGLTVGPYLGGQLAKLALGQQVEIDLDLYRVDLAMTQNKKLMQ; encoded by the coding sequence ATGAATAAGTTTATCGTAATCGGTGCTGGGATTCTTGGGGCTTCCACAGCGTACCATTTGGCAAAATTAGGTGCTTCAGTGACTGTCATTGATAGAAAAGATCAAGGACAAGCAACAGATGCAGCTGCTGGAATTATTTGCCCGTGGCTATCCCAACGAAGAAATAAAGCATGGTATGCGCTCGCTAAAAATGGTGCGGCTTATTATGAAACGTTAATTGAAGCGTTAGAAGCCGATGGAGAAAAAGATACGGGTTACCGAAAAGTTGGGGCCATCAGTTTACATACTGAAAACGCAAAGCTTGAAGCGATGGAGGAACGGGCTACGACTAGAAGAATGGATGCACCCGAAATTGGGGAAGTTTATCGATTAAATGAAGACGATACAAACCAATTATTTCCTCCGCTAGATGAAGCATATGCATCTGTGTATGTGAGTGGTGCTGCGAGAGTGAATGGACGTGCAGTGCGTGACGCATTAATCAACGGCGCGAAAAAGCATGGCGCAACTTTTATAGAAGGTTCAGCAAGCTTGATCCATCAAGACACCGATATTGTAGGCGTGAAAGTCGGGGAGCAAGTGATTCATGCTGACCGTGTAATTGTTACCGCGGGCGCGTGGGCTTCGGATTTATTATCACCAATTGGGATTGACTTACAAGTAAGGGGCCAGAAAGCGCAAATTGCTCATTTACAACTTGAAGGTGTTGAGCGTGCTCATATGCCTGTAGTCATGCCGCCAACGAACCAATATATTCTCACGTTTGATGATGGAGAAGTGGTCGTAGGTGCGACGTATGAAGACGATAAAGAAGGCGATTTAAACGTGACTGCGGGTGGATTACATGAAATCTTAAACAAAGCGTTGCAAGTTGCACCGGGTTTAAATAGTGCAACTTACAAAGAAGCGCGTGTAGGCTTTCGCCCGGTGACACCTAATTTCATGCCAATTATCGGTGAAGTTCCTAACATGACAGGTCTATTTTTAGCAAATGGCCTAGGTTCCTCAGGATTAACAGTTGGCCCTTATTTGGGAGGTCAACTTGCGAAACTTGCGCTTGGACAACAAGTTGAGATTGACCTAGACCTTTACCGTGTTGATCTTGCGATGACACAAAACAAAAAACTCATGCAATGA
- a CDS encoding aldo/keto reductase: MKRRELGTSGLFVSELGFGAMSLPNHLSEANEIFDVARHAGINFFDTADLYGGGRNEEFIASLLKGRRNEIVLATKVGNQLNADGKSWSWNPTKRHITEAVKQSLRRLGTDYIDLYQLHGGTMEDHVDETIDAFESLKKEGLILQYGISSIRPTVIKRFLERSSAVSVMMQYNVLDRRPEEWIPMIENFGASIITRGTIAKGFLTANGTANAKAIKGFASYHKNELIETIKNLHENIDDLHAAAIAFALNERSVASALVGAKSKEQLLDSIAAYEKGSSFESLKKLRDMTTQHKYEKHRLESL; this comes from the coding sequence ATGAAAAGAAGAGAGCTAGGAACAAGTGGCCTATTCGTTTCTGAACTCGGATTCGGTGCCATGTCATTGCCTAATCACTTATCAGAAGCAAATGAAATTTTCGATGTAGCACGCCATGCTGGAATCAATTTTTTCGATACTGCTGATTTATATGGTGGTGGAAGAAATGAAGAGTTCATCGCTTCTTTATTAAAAGGAAGAAGAAATGAGATCGTGCTCGCGACGAAAGTAGGAAACCAACTGAATGCAGATGGAAAGAGTTGGTCTTGGAACCCAACTAAAAGACATATTACAGAAGCTGTCAAACAAAGCCTTCGAAGACTGGGAACCGATTATATCGATTTGTACCAATTACATGGCGGTACGATGGAAGATCATGTAGATGAGACAATCGATGCTTTTGAAAGTTTGAAAAAGGAAGGACTCATTTTACAATATGGCATTTCATCCATACGGCCTACTGTGATCAAACGGTTTCTCGAAAGAAGTTCCGCCGTTTCTGTCATGATGCAGTACAATGTACTTGATAGAAGGCCCGAAGAATGGATTCCTATGATCGAAAACTTCGGTGCTTCCATTATTACGAGAGGAACGATTGCAAAGGGCTTTCTAACAGCAAATGGAACGGCTAACGCAAAAGCTATAAAAGGATTTGCATCCTATCATAAAAATGAATTAATTGAAACAATTAAAAACTTGCACGAAAATATTGATGATTTACACGCTGCGGCAATTGCTTTCGCACTAAACGAACGATCTGTTGCTTCCGCATTGGTTGGTGCAAAATCTAAAGAGCAACTCCTGGACTCCATTGCTGCTTATGAAAAAGGAAGTTCATTTGAATCACTAAAGAAATTACGGGATATGACAACACAACATAAATATGAAAAACACCGACTCGAGTCTTTATGA
- a CDS encoding helical backbone metal receptor has product MLEVIDHLGRKVQIARSPKRIISLCPAITATLFSLGLENEIVGRTRYCIHPKNKVEKAAIVGGTKEINLKKIRDLQPDLIIAEKEENTKEIVQQLEHEFPVYVCEVQSIEENDRMIRDIGSITNSQHEATSLIQRIKDAFANLPNLHGKRVAYVIWKDPYMVVGHSTYIQSVLEAMNAVNPFTKFESRYPIVSFKDIQRAKLDYLFLATEPYTFTEACHGI; this is encoded by the coding sequence ATGTTGGAAGTCATTGATCATCTAGGTAGAAAAGTACAGATTGCTCGTTCACCGAAAAGAATTATTTCCCTATGTCCCGCCATTACAGCTACCTTGTTTTCTTTAGGACTCGAAAATGAAATTGTCGGACGCACACGCTATTGTATTCACCCCAAAAACAAGGTGGAAAAGGCTGCAATCGTTGGTGGAACAAAAGAAATAAACTTAAAGAAAATACGTGACCTTCAGCCGGATTTAATTATCGCTGAAAAAGAAGAAAACACGAAAGAAATCGTTCAACAATTAGAACATGAATTTCCAGTTTACGTTTGTGAAGTACAATCGATTGAAGAGAATGATCGAATGATACGAGACATTGGAAGCATCACAAACAGTCAACACGAGGCTACTTCACTTATTCAAAGAATTAAAGATGCGTTTGCAAATTTACCAAACCTCCATGGTAAGAGAGTCGCCTATGTCATTTGGAAAGACCCTTATATGGTTGTTGGACATTCAACATACATACAGTCCGTATTAGAAGCAATGAATGCTGTTAACCCATTCACAAAATTTGAGAGCCGCTATCCAATCGTTTCATTTAAAGACATACAACGCGCTAAACTAGATTATTTGTTCTTAGCAACTGAACCGTATACTTTCACAGAAGCATGTCATGGCATTTAG
- a CDS encoding AEC family transporter, producing MDLYLIILPVLIIFSIGYIGQRLIGFDIKSISTVALYLMSPFLAFRTFFTNPLTADYLYIIVACLVLTLVLFIIVWVTGYFMKATRPQLSAMILGGVFMNSGNYGAPVVLFAFGAVGFDYAVIMMVFQSLLMNTIGIFFAALGGEEKATLKQSFQRVIRMPLIYAAIFGVACQLFSITLPPPLMDGISLVADASIPTVMLVLGMQLAAISRKRVAYRYVTAVTVIRMVASPVITAVILYFMPVNDLLRSVIILQSAMPAAANTTMFALQFGTEPDLVSFTTFITTMISIITIPIVLFFLGA from the coding sequence ATGGATTTATATTTAATCATTCTTCCTGTGCTCATTATTTTTTCAATTGGATATATTGGACAGCGCTTAATCGGCTTTGATATTAAGTCAATTTCTACGGTTGCCTTATATTTAATGTCTCCATTTCTTGCGTTTCGCACTTTTTTCACGAACCCATTAACGGCAGATTATTTATACATTATCGTAGCATGCCTAGTGCTTACACTTGTATTATTCATCATCGTATGGGTGACAGGTTATTTCATGAAAGCAACGAGACCGCAACTTTCCGCCATGATTTTAGGTGGTGTCTTTATGAATAGCGGCAATTACGGGGCCCCTGTTGTGCTATTCGCTTTCGGCGCAGTTGGATTTGATTATGCGGTCATTATGATGGTATTTCAATCTTTATTAATGAATACAATTGGAATCTTTTTTGCAGCTCTTGGTGGTGAAGAAAAAGCAACGTTAAAGCAATCCTTTCAGCGCGTCATACGGATGCCATTAATTTATGCAGCAATCTTCGGTGTCGCCTGCCAATTATTTTCCATTACGCTACCACCCCCGTTGATGGACGGCATTAGTTTAGTTGCAGATGCTTCCATTCCGACAGTGATGCTCGTTCTGGGCATGCAACTTGCTGCGATTAGTAGAAAGAGAGTCGCTTATCGTTATGTAACGGCGGTTACCGTGATTAGAATGGTCGCATCTCCGGTTATTACTGCTGTCATTTTGTATTTTATGCCGGTGAATGACTTATTACGTTCAGTTATTATTTTACAATCTGCCATGCCCGCCGCGGCCAATACAACGATGTTTGCGCTCCAATTTGGTACGGAACCAGATTTAGTTTCATTTACGACATTCATTACAACAATGATAAGTATTATTACAATTCCCATTGTCTTATTCTTTTTAGGCGCGTGA
- a CDS encoding thioredoxin family protein encodes MGLNEWFNKGLTPEQYMETLDKHKEAFHHIYENFNIENDESFLNQLKDKNVRAVVLAEPWCGHCMLNIPVLLRLSEKTNMPVKFLLRDENLELMDQYLTNGKSRTIPIMIFINDNGEEIAKWGPISDKTKQFVDELKKDLPPKETEEYDAKFKELIAITGKEFKENANLWHGAYASIKETLSKI; translated from the coding sequence GTGGGTTTAAACGAGTGGTTTAACAAAGGTTTGACGCCTGAACAGTATATGGAAACGCTAGATAAACATAAAGAAGCGTTCCACCATATTTATGAAAATTTCAATATTGAAAATGATGAGTCCTTTCTTAATCAGTTAAAGGATAAAAATGTGCGGGCTGTCGTATTAGCTGAACCTTGGTGCGGTCATTGTATGTTAAACATTCCAGTATTACTTCGACTTTCGGAAAAAACAAACATGCCCGTTAAATTTTTGTTACGTGATGAAAACTTAGAACTCATGGATCAATATTTAACAAACGGCAAATCAAGGACGATCCCAATTATGATTTTCATCAATGATAATGGCGAAGAAATTGCGAAATGGGGACCAATTTCTGATAAAACAAAACAATTTGTTGATGAACTTAAAAAAGATTTACCACCGAAAGAGACCGAAGAATATGATGCGAAATTTAAAGAATTAATTGCAATCACAGGAAAAGAATTTAAAGAAAACGCCAACTTATGGCATGGCGCTTATGCAAGTATAAAAGAAACACTATCCAAAATTTAA
- the thiD gene encoding bifunctional hydroxymethylpyrimidine kinase/phosphomethylpyrimidine kinase has translation MIRRALSIAGSAARGGAGIQADLKTFQELGVFGTTAVTAIVARNPRTGEGIFPQSIDAIEAQVYTVLRDIGADAIKTGMLFTEEIITKTAGWIKESSVKHVVVDPVMIGKIGSVLLKEDAIESMKKELLPLATIITPNMPEAAQLLGASELLTIEDLKLAAKELHGLGPAYVLVKGGRLDGPAVDVLYDGQQFYMFEAPRIDTIHTNGAGCTYSAAITAELAKGSTVPEAVEHAKKFITAAIRHSFGFKQGVGPTFHAAYGMYDETACKTWVEEK, from the coding sequence ATGATACGTCGTGCATTATCAATTGCTGGATCTGCTGCGAGAGGCGGAGCTGGCATTCAAGCGGATTTAAAAACATTTCAAGAGTTAGGAGTTTTTGGGACGACTGCGGTCACGGCCATCGTCGCTCGAAACCCTAGAACGGGAGAAGGAATTTTCCCGCAGTCCATTGATGCAATTGAAGCGCAGGTCTATACCGTATTACGGGATATCGGAGCGGATGCGATCAAAACAGGGATGTTATTTACTGAAGAAATTATTACAAAGACGGCGGGATGGATTAAAGAATCCAGCGTGAAGCATGTTGTCGTAGACCCAGTTATGATTGGAAAAATAGGGTCGGTTTTATTAAAAGAAGACGCCATTGAAAGTATGAAAAAGGAATTACTACCTTTGGCAACAATTATTACGCCAAATATGCCCGAAGCTGCACAATTACTAGGGGCGTCCGAACTTCTGACGATTGAAGACCTGAAATTGGCTGCGAAAGAATTACATGGGCTCGGTCCAGCGTATGTCCTCGTAAAAGGGGGAAGACTAGATGGACCGGCTGTCGATGTTTTATACGATGGACAACAATTTTATATGTTTGAAGCGCCGCGTATCGATACAATTCATACGAATGGGGCCGGCTGTACGTATTCAGCGGCGATTACGGCGGAACTTGCAAAAGGAAGCACAGTTCCTGAAGCAGTAGAACATGCAAAAAAGTTTATTACAGCAGCTATTCGTCATTCATTTGGCTTTAAACAAGGCGTTGGGCCAACATTCCACGCAGCCTATGGAATGTATGACGAAACAGCATGTAAAACGTGGGTAGAAGAGAAGTAA
- a CDS encoding thioredoxin family protein: protein MEKLQSLEQFEQLKNEERTIFMFTADWCPDCTVIEPILPRIEVDYPEYTFISVDRDEFIDLCSEMNIFGIPSFVAFHSGEEVGRFVSKARKSQAEIEEFINGLAD, encoded by the coding sequence ATGGAAAAATTACAATCACTAGAACAATTTGAGCAACTGAAAAATGAAGAGAGAACAATCTTTATGTTTACGGCAGATTGGTGCCCCGACTGCACGGTCATCGAACCAATTTTACCGCGCATTGAAGTAGATTATCCCGAATACACGTTTATTTCTGTAGATCGTGATGAATTTATCGACTTATGTAGTGAAATGAACATTTTCGGCATTCCGAGTTTTGTTGCGTTTCATTCAGGCGAGGAAGTCGGCCGTTTTGTGAGCAAAGCCCGTAAATCCCAGGCTGAAATTGAAGAATTCATTAATGGCTTAGCCGATTAA
- a CDS encoding DUF2935 domain-containing protein, which translates to MSNLYWLLTKEAKEASEEIRAFKLTLIQAHLIGDIKISLTPSFLNHMVNEVEEAIRLFSYFEKGEKAPPVHPLHHDLLWLLDAAGHAGAINAEMDGAEKQLKKKSHKFTKEWEAFYLKAIEMAGYLRTNVMKFPALKKFHNDINLEMTIFKAFLDELKEMELNKEALGTFTAQMADHMMREETYYLLKLSETTDIPPPKGDPTKISN; encoded by the coding sequence TTGAGCAATCTTTACTGGCTGTTAACTAAAGAAGCAAAAGAAGCGAGTGAGGAAATTCGAGCTTTTAAATTAACCTTAATACAAGCCCATTTAATTGGAGATATCAAAATCTCGTTAACACCATCTTTCCTAAATCATATGGTGAATGAAGTTGAAGAAGCGATTCGGCTTTTCTCATATTTTGAAAAAGGCGAAAAAGCACCTCCTGTCCATCCACTTCATCATGACTTATTATGGCTTCTTGATGCAGCAGGACATGCTGGAGCAATCAATGCGGAGATGGATGGAGCCGAAAAACAGTTGAAAAAGAAAAGTCATAAATTCACAAAAGAATGGGAGGCATTTTACCTTAAAGCTATAGAAATGGCTGGATACTTACGCACAAATGTCATGAAATTCCCCGCTTTAAAGAAATTTCACAATGACATTAATTTAGAAATGACCATTTTCAAAGCTTTTCTTGATGAATTAAAAGAAATGGAACTCAATAAAGAGGCGCTCGGAACATTCACTGCACAAATGGCTGATCATATGATGCGGGAAGAAACGTATTATTTACTAAAGTTATCGGAAACGACAGATATCCCTCCTCCAAAAGGAGACCCAACAAAGATAAGCAATTAA
- a CDS encoding DUF2935 domain-containing protein, which produces MQKTFEQEVLFELHFWLEILKDHSAFIHDSLAPSETAYIEEANAFKELFAGLLVTSKEVMVEQSLLAVN; this is translated from the coding sequence TTGCAAAAAACATTCGAACAAGAGGTGCTATTTGAACTGCATTTTTGGTTAGAAATATTGAAAGATCATAGCGCATTTATTCATGATTCATTGGCGCCTAGTGAAACAGCATACATTGAAGAGGCCAATGCGTTCAAAGAACTATTTGCAGGCCTTCTTGTAACGTCTAAAGAGGTGATGGTTGAGCAATCTTTACTGGCTGTTAACTAA
- a CDS encoding branched-chain amino acid aminotransferase — protein MTVQTIEVKLSESKGEKPLAEELQFGRVFTDHMFIADYCEEKGWTDHRVVPYEPLTLDPAAIVFHYGQTVFEGLKAYLSKEGKIRLFRPEQNMRRMNQSCERLCMPQIDEEFALEALKQLLIVDKDWIPKAEGTSLYIRPFMIATEPYLGVAPSTKYRFMIILSPVGSYYKEGIHPVKILVENEYVRAVDGGTGTAKTAGNYAASLKAQEVADQKGYSQVLWLDGVEKKYIEEVGSMNVFFKINGEVITPELNGSILEGITRKSIIQLLKHWNIPVIERKISMEELKEAHANGALEEAFGTGTAAVISPIGEFNWQDEKFVVNEGKTGELSKQLYDTLTGIQTGTVEDPFNWGVEVN, from the coding sequence ATGACAGTACAAACAATCGAAGTCAAACTGAGTGAGTCAAAAGGAGAAAAGCCGTTAGCAGAGGAATTGCAATTCGGTAGAGTATTCACGGATCATATGTTTATTGCGGATTACTGCGAGGAAAAAGGATGGACAGACCATCGGGTAGTTCCTTATGAACCACTCACACTTGATCCAGCAGCAATTGTTTTTCATTATGGACAAACGGTATTTGAAGGGTTGAAAGCCTATTTATCTAAAGAAGGGAAAATCCGTTTATTCCGTCCAGAGCAAAATATGCGCCGTATGAATCAATCGTGTGAACGTCTATGCATGCCGCAAATTGACGAAGAGTTTGCGCTCGAAGCGTTGAAGCAATTACTCATTGTAGATAAAGACTGGATTCCTAAAGCAGAGGGGACCTCTCTTTACATTAGACCTTTTATGATTGCGACGGAGCCTTATTTAGGGGTTGCGCCTTCAACTAAATATCGTTTTATGATTATTTTGTCGCCAGTTGGTTCTTATTACAAAGAAGGGATTCATCCGGTGAAAATTTTAGTCGAAAACGAATACGTTCGAGCCGTTGATGGAGGTACTGGAACCGCAAAAACAGCGGGTAACTACGCCGCAAGTTTAAAAGCGCAAGAAGTAGCGGATCAAAAAGGTTATTCACAAGTTCTTTGGTTAGATGGTGTGGAGAAAAAGTACATAGAAGAAGTAGGGAGTATGAACGTTTTCTTCAAAATTAATGGGGAAGTCATTACACCTGAACTAAATGGTAGTATTTTGGAAGGGATCACAAGAAAATCCATTATCCAATTACTAAAGCATTGGAATATCCCAGTGATTGAGCGCAAAATTTCAATGGAAGAACTGAAAGAAGCGCATGCTAATGGGGCGTTAGAAGAAGCGTTTGGAACGGGGACGGCAGCAGTTATTTCCCCAATTGGCGAGTTTAATTGGCAGGATGAAAAGTTTGTTGTGAATGAAGGGAAAACAGGCGAACTTTCAAAACAATTATATGATACATTAACGGGCATTCAAACAGGGACGGTTGAGGATCCATTTAATTGGGGCGTAGAAGTCAATTAA
- a CDS encoding YeiH family protein: MIKESSGKNKFLMYVPGVALCLAVILIGIYFADLIGLLLNAMNVLPAGSSSPISGIFVAILLGILIRNTIGLSEVFMDGIKFSLKYLLRAGIILLGLRLSLVEALKLGAWGLPLIILCIACGLTVTLYFTKKMNQSKRLGTLIASGTGICGVTAIMATAPVVKAKDNEISYAVANITMFGLVSMLFYPYLAHFFFADHPIKAGLFLGTAIHDTAQVTGAALIYNQMYGIEKVIDVATVTKLTRNLFIIAVIPLISYLFLKNGEQDNGEEIKEVPKWYKLIPLFVIGFLLLALIRTVGDMTSSRGGEAFGVLNVATWESFYTTFSAFGSTYLLGAAMAGVGLSTNLKMFKGLGLKPFMIGLVAAFSVSIMSLILISLFGDFVTI; this comes from the coding sequence TTGATAAAAGAAAGTAGTGGAAAGAATAAATTTCTTATGTATGTACCAGGCGTAGCGCTTTGCCTTGCAGTAATATTAATTGGCATTTATTTTGCGGACTTAATAGGTTTGTTATTGAACGCTATGAATGTGTTGCCTGCAGGTAGTTCTAGTCCAATATCAGGTATATTCGTTGCCATTTTACTCGGTATTTTAATACGAAACACAATCGGGCTATCCGAGGTGTTTATGGATGGGATTAAGTTTTCCCTTAAATACTTATTGCGAGCTGGTATCATTTTACTTGGGTTACGCCTAAGTCTTGTTGAAGCTTTAAAGCTTGGTGCTTGGGGATTACCGTTAATTATCCTTTGTATTGCTTGCGGTTTAACGGTTACTTTATATTTCACGAAAAAAATGAACCAGTCTAAACGGCTTGGAACCTTAATTGCTTCCGGAACGGGAATTTGTGGAGTGACTGCGATTATGGCAACGGCACCTGTCGTCAAAGCGAAAGATAATGAAATCTCGTACGCAGTAGCAAACATTACAATGTTCGGGTTAGTCAGTATGTTATTTTACCCGTATTTGGCTCATTTCTTTTTTGCTGATCATCCTATAAAAGCAGGCTTATTTTTAGGAACTGCGATTCACGATACAGCACAAGTAACGGGTGCGGCACTTATTTATAATCAGATGTATGGAATAGAAAAGGTGATTGATGTTGCTACTGTCACCAAATTAACAAGAAATTTATTTATCATTGCAGTCATTCCATTGATTTCTTATCTATTTTTGAAAAATGGAGAACAAGATAATGGAGAAGAAATAAAAGAAGTACCGAAATGGTATAAGCTAATTCCATTATTTGTCATTGGATTCTTACTTCTAGCGTTGATTCGAACCGTTGGAGATATGACAAGTAGCCGTGGCGGCGAAGCGTTTGGCGTTTTAAATGTCGCGACATGGGAAAGTTTTTACACGACATTCAGTGCATTCGGTTCGACTTATTTACTTGGGGCTGCAATGGCAGGTGTTGGTTTATCGACTAATCTAAAAATGTTTAAAGGCCTTGGACTCAAGCCATTTATGATTGGACTCGTTGCCGCATTTTCCGTCAGTATCATGAGTTTAATTTTAATATCATTATTCGGTGATTTTGTAACGATTTAA
- a CDS encoding NUDIX hydrolase, with protein MKSYEEKTIATNSIYEGKIISLQVDDVELPDGNHAKRELVKHPGAVALIPITDEGKIIVVKQYRKAIERAIVEIPAGRIEPNEDPKLTAIRELEEETGYGTHDITYLQSFATSPGFADEIIHLYVAKDLYKIEDPAEGDEDEFIERLEVSIEEAEKMVATGEIYDAKTAFAILYVKHQLNM; from the coding sequence ATGAAAAGTTATGAGGAAAAAACCATTGCAACAAATTCTATTTATGAAGGGAAAATCATCTCTCTGCAAGTCGATGACGTGGAATTACCAGACGGCAATCACGCAAAACGAGAATTGGTAAAACATCCAGGTGCAGTCGCGTTAATCCCAATTACAGACGAGGGAAAAATCATCGTCGTGAAGCAGTACAGGAAAGCAATAGAAAGAGCAATCGTTGAGATTCCAGCCGGTCGCATTGAACCGAATGAAGATCCAAAGTTAACTGCAATTCGTGAACTCGAAGAAGAAACAGGATACGGGACGCATGACATTACATATTTACAATCCTTCGCAACTTCTCCAGGTTTTGCTGATGAAATCATTCATCTTTACGTCGCAAAGGATCTTTATAAAATCGAAGATCCTGCTGAAGGTGATGAAGACGAATTCATTGAGCGATTGGAAGTAAGCATCGAGGAAGCTGAAAAGATGGTGGCTACAGGTGAGATTTATGACGCCAAAACTGCTTTCGCAATTCTTTATGTAAAACATCAATTGAATATGTAA